The nucleotide window TTATCTATCAATAAATTACTTGGTGAATTTAAAGTAAATTATTCGACAGGCGTTCTCATGGTGACAAACTCTTCCGCAGCGGTTGGATGAATCCCTACCGTATTGTCGAAGTCTGTTTTTGTGGCGCCGGCTTTCATGGCGATACCAATGCCTTGGATAATTTCTCCGGCATGGTCACCCAGCATGTGACAGCCAACTACCCGATCACTGGCTTTATCGACGATCAGTTTCATCAACACTTTGTCGCTGCCTCCGCCCAGGGTTTGTTTCATGGCTCTGAACTGACTCTTGTAAATCGTCACATCGCCGTACTGCTCTCGCGCCTGCTCTTCACTCAGGCCAACGGTTCCGATATTGGGTTGGCTGAACACTGCGGTTGGAATGTCACTGTAATCCACAGATGTATGTTCGTTTTTATAGAGCGCAGCGGACAGCGACATGGCTTCGGTGATTGCTACGGGCGTTAGTGCAACCCGGTCAATCACATCGCCGATGGCGTAGATGCTGGGCTCAGCAGTCTGAAAGTTATCGTCTACTACAATGGAACCGTTGTCGCGCACTTCGACGTTGGTGCTGTCGAGCCCAAGGCCCTGCAAATTGGCCTTGCGGCCAGTGGCGTACATAACCTGGCCGACTTCCAGTGAAGAGCCGTCGGTTAAGGTGGCAGTTAGCAGCTCATTTTCACCGCGCTCGATCGACTCAATGTTGGTATTAAAGTGCAGATGAACACCCTTCTGCTTCATTTCGGCAGCTAAGGCTTCACGAATGTCGTCATCAAAGCCACGCAGGAACATTGGGCCGCGATAAATCAAGTGGGTTTCAACGCCCAAGCCATTGAATATTCCAGCGAATTCCACGGCAATATAACCGCCGCCAACAACGATAATTTTCTCCGGCAGCGATTCCAGATAAAAGGCTTCGTTAGAGGTAATCGCCAGGTCTTTACCGGCGATGTTTGGTACAAACGGATAACCGCCTGTGGCAACCAGAATACGCTCTGCAGTAATGGTTTCGCCATTTACGGATACCTGATTGGGGCCAGTAATGGTGGCTTTGTGCTCGTAAAGTGTCACACCGGAACCATCGAGTAAGTTGCCGTAGATACCATTCAGGCGCTC belongs to bacterium SCSIO 12696 and includes:
- the gorA gene encoding glutathione-disulfide reductase; the encoded protein is MSYDYDLFVIGAGSGGVRAARMSAQYGAKVAVAEQQYLGGTCVNVGCVPKKLFVYASEFAGEFSAAKGFGWDIDVEPKHQWQRLIANKNAEIERLNGIYGNLLDGSGVTLYEHKATITGPNQVSVNGETITAERILVATGGYPFVPNIAGKDLAITSNEAFYLESLPEKIIVVGGGYIAVEFAGIFNGLGVETHLIYRGPMFLRGFDDDIREALAAEMKQKGVHLHFNTNIESIERGENELLTATLTDGSSLEVGQVMYATGRKANLQGLGLDSTNVEVRDNGSIVVDDNFQTAEPSIYAIGDVIDRVALTPVAITEAMSLSAALYKNEHTSVDYSDIPTAVFSQPNIGTVGLSEEQAREQYGDVTIYKSQFRAMKQTLGGGSDKVLMKLIVDKASDRVVGCHMLGDHAGEIIQGIGIAMKAGATKTDFDNTVGIHPTAAEEFVTMRTPVE